A single genomic interval of Adhaeribacter pallidiroseus harbors:
- a CDS encoding T9SS type A sorting domain-containing protein, with the protein MKNFSTPVFRLLTTLPETNPWWCRLSTTFCFCLGLSAATSAQNQLWDKYLNSGYNGKTIVLPTTDGGYIVGGSSSSGISKDKSQASRGGSDYWIIKLDADRNKVWDKTLGGTGTEQLTALQLTQDGGYILGGFSDSNKGGDKTQVSKGKSDYWVVKITGTGAKVWDQTLGGIEEDRLGALQQTQDGGFILGGSSISDKSGDKTQENWGGLNPDGVPYNDYWVVKLNASGATVWDKTLGGTSTDNFSDLQQTQDGGYILGGTSYSGISGDKTEVSRDLRGADIKGDYWVIKLESDGTKAWDKTIGGTYGDRLFVVRQTKDGGYILGGTSNSYTSGDKTESFLGEYDGWDNGDYWVVKLDATGKKIWDKTHGGSENEDLNSLEQTQDGGYILAGETNASGEILKLTPNGDKVWNTGPDLNGNDYEKRLTSIVQTSDGGYLAGGEDTFEGGVYILKLAQNKAQTITFTPIPTKLYGVTPFTVSAKASSGLPVTYEVLSGSVELKGTTLTPTGVGTVTIIAYQAGNETYAPTQAKYTFNLVYPSQVTTNKVIGGSAEDKLAVMQKTKDGGYILGGSSKSGVSGDKTQASKGELDFWIVKLKADGRIEWNKTLGGSKSDQLKALQQTQDGGYILGGTSSSSISGDKSQAGKGQADYWVIKLNADGSKAWDKTWGGTSQDSLSALQQTKDGGYILGGYSYSNKSADKAVDSKGAADFWVVKLSATGAKEWDKTFGGSGLDILTSLQQTKDNGYILGGASASNISGDKTQVSRGGLDYWIVKLQADGSKEWDRTAGGDQKDYLTVVRQTADNNYILAGSSNSSDIGGDKSQPSKGKTDYWIVKVDSYGIDWNSTYGGNEDDYLTSIQELDNQKFLLGGYSASGVSGDKTEPNRGNAAESGTLTADYWVVKVEKREGISGTYKVWDKTIGGNGQEELIAALPTSNGNYVLGGSSNSGVSGDKTQASKGFRDYWIVDLNLNEMPTVPYWNMRYGGYLPDNFTTLIKTADGGYLSGGYTTSRNSGDVEYAEGVAKQNYWIIKTDRNGKKEWDKLYGGLNDDYLNQVIQTQDGGYLLAGSSFSGNSINKGQASRGGRDYWIVKIGAQGTRQWDKRFGGTGNDELKKVIQLTTGEYVLAGYSNSPASGDKSQGSQGGNDYWLIKLTKTGIKLWDKRYGGNQNDELESITLTATNGFILGGTSASGIGGDKTQASQGSQDFWLVRVDADGNKIWDKRYGGTGNEVLTTVGWNREYSPQTNVDGDYYLAGYSTSGISGDKKQASQGGKDFWFLQIKSNGILYREKSYGGSGDEELRSVLQTEEGDYLLAGSSNSGVSGDKSQVSKGNSDYWLVRINATGAKQYDQAYGGSDKEELRAMVLAEDGGIVLGGRSDSPISGDRSQPSQGRTDYWLIKIVSEKSGMVVSRVANEPELAIEQSSNVQLLVYPNPFQEKVTISFTLPETQPATVRVLDSQGCEITTLFQKEAQAKQAYQVEWQAGKQAAGMYLLQLQTPTGQITKKILRSR; encoded by the coding sequence ATGAAAAATTTTTCTACTCCTGTGTTCCGGCTTTTAACAACCCTGCCGGAGACGAACCCTTGGTGGTGCCGTTTAAGCACTACCTTCTGTTTTTGCCTTGGCCTCTCGGCCGCTACTTCGGCGCAGAACCAACTCTGGGATAAATACCTGAATAGCGGTTATAACGGCAAAACCATCGTACTCCCTACCACCGATGGCGGTTATATTGTGGGCGGCTCTTCTTCCAGTGGCATCAGTAAAGATAAAAGCCAGGCCAGCCGGGGTGGCAGCGACTACTGGATCATTAAACTGGATGCTGATCGCAATAAAGTTTGGGATAAAACTTTGGGGGGTACTGGCACGGAACAATTAACTGCCTTGCAACTTACCCAAGATGGTGGCTACATTCTGGGCGGTTTCTCCGATTCAAATAAAGGCGGCGATAAAACGCAAGTCAGTAAAGGAAAATCGGATTACTGGGTTGTAAAAATTACCGGCACAGGCGCGAAAGTATGGGACCAAACCCTGGGGGGCATAGAAGAAGACAGATTAGGGGCTCTGCAACAAACCCAAGATGGCGGTTTTATTCTGGGCGGCTCTTCTATTTCAGATAAAAGCGGGGATAAAACGCAGGAAAATTGGGGCGGCTTAAACCCGGATGGTGTGCCTTACAATGATTACTGGGTCGTAAAGCTCAACGCCAGCGGTGCTACAGTGTGGGATAAAACTTTGGGCGGCACTAGTACCGATAACTTCTCAGACTTGCAGCAAACGCAAGATGGGGGTTATATCCTAGGAGGAACTTCGTACTCCGGCATTAGCGGCGATAAAACAGAAGTTAGCCGGGATCTCCGGGGCGCAGATATTAAAGGGGATTACTGGGTTATAAAACTCGAAAGTGATGGCACTAAAGCCTGGGACAAAACAATTGGTGGTACCTATGGAGACCGGTTATTTGTTGTGCGGCAAACAAAAGATGGTGGCTACATTCTGGGCGGCACTTCTAATTCCTACACATCTGGTGATAAAACAGAATCTTTCCTAGGAGAGTATGATGGCTGGGATAATGGTGATTACTGGGTAGTAAAACTAGACGCCACGGGTAAAAAGATCTGGGATAAAACCCACGGGGGATCCGAGAACGAGGATCTAAACTCCCTGGAGCAAACCCAGGATGGCGGCTATATTCTGGCGGGTGAAACGAATGCATCGGGGGAAATCTTAAAATTAACGCCGAACGGCGATAAAGTATGGAATACGGGCCCCGATCTAAACGGAAATGATTACGAAAAACGATTAACCTCCATTGTGCAAACCAGCGATGGCGGTTATCTGGCCGGAGGAGAAGATACTTTCGAAGGAGGCGTTTATATCCTCAAGCTAGCCCAGAACAAAGCTCAAACGATCACCTTCACGCCTATTCCTACTAAATTATACGGCGTAACTCCTTTCACGGTATCGGCTAAGGCCAGCTCCGGTTTGCCCGTAACCTATGAAGTGCTATCCGGCTCGGTGGAACTCAAGGGTACTACCCTTACCCCCACCGGAGTGGGCACCGTAACCATAATAGCCTACCAGGCCGGTAACGAAACGTATGCACCTACCCAAGCGAAATACACTTTTAACCTTGTTTATCCATCTCAGGTAACTACTAATAAAGTAATTGGAGGTAGTGCCGAAGACAAGTTAGCGGTAATGCAAAAAACCAAGGATGGGGGCTATATTCTGGGCGGCTCTTCTAAATCCGGCGTTAGCGGCGATAAAACGCAAGCTAGTAAAGGAGAATTGGATTTTTGGATAGTTAAACTGAAGGCGGATGGCCGTATCGAGTGGAACAAGACGCTGGGTGGTAGTAAAAGCGATCAGTTAAAGGCGCTCCAACAAACCCAGGATGGCGGTTACATTCTCGGCGGCACTTCTTCTTCCAGTATCAGCGGCGATAAAAGCCAGGCTGGCAAAGGACAGGCGGATTACTGGGTTATTAAGTTAAACGCTGATGGCAGCAAAGCCTGGGATAAAACCTGGGGTGGTACCAGCCAAGATAGTTTATCGGCGCTGCAACAAACAAAGGATGGCGGTTATATCCTAGGTGGGTACTCCTACTCCAATAAAAGTGCCGATAAAGCGGTAGATAGTAAAGGAGCTGCTGACTTCTGGGTAGTAAAACTAAGCGCTACTGGCGCCAAGGAATGGGATAAAACTTTTGGCGGCAGCGGCCTTGATATCTTAACCTCGCTCCAGCAAACCAAGGACAACGGGTATATTTTGGGTGGTGCTTCCGCTTCCAACATCAGTGGCGATAAAACCCAGGTCAGTCGAGGGGGTTTGGATTATTGGATAGTAAAGCTCCAGGCCGATGGTAGTAAAGAATGGGACAGAACTGCGGGTGGCGATCAAAAGGATTATTTAACCGTGGTGCGTCAAACTGCCGATAATAATTATATTCTAGCCGGTAGCTCTAATTCTTCGGACATAGGCGGCGATAAGTCACAACCATCCAAGGGGAAAACAGATTATTGGATCGTAAAGGTAGATTCTTACGGAATAGACTGGAACAGCACCTACGGGGGTAACGAAGATGATTATTTAACTTCCATTCAGGAGCTAGACAATCAAAAATTTTTACTTGGCGGCTATTCCGCTTCCGGTGTTTCGGGTGATAAAACGGAACCCAATAGAGGCAATGCCGCTGAATCCGGAACATTAACCGCTGATTACTGGGTAGTAAAAGTGGAAAAAAGAGAAGGAATTTCCGGCACTTATAAAGTATGGGATAAAACCATCGGCGGGAACGGTCAGGAGGAGTTAATAGCGGCGCTACCCACCAGCAACGGAAACTATGTTTTAGGCGGCAGTTCCAACTCTGGTGTTAGCGGGGATAAAACGCAAGCCTCCAAAGGGTTTAGAGACTACTGGATAGTAGACTTAAATTTAAACGAAATGCCTACCGTCCCTTATTGGAACATGCGCTACGGCGGATATTTACCGGATAACTTTACTACCTTAATTAAAACAGCCGATGGCGGGTACTTATCCGGAGGGTACACTACTTCCCGAAACAGTGGCGATGTAGAATACGCGGAAGGAGTAGCAAAACAGAACTATTGGATAATTAAGACGGACCGGAATGGCAAGAAAGAATGGGATAAACTTTACGGCGGGCTGAACGATGATTATCTGAATCAGGTCATCCAGACCCAAGATGGCGGTTACTTGTTAGCCGGTTCTTCTTTTTCGGGCAACAGCATTAACAAAGGCCAGGCCAGCCGCGGTGGCCGGGACTACTGGATCGTGAAGATAGGCGCGCAGGGTACCCGGCAATGGGACAAACGTTTTGGGGGCACGGGCAACGATGAGCTCAAGAAAGTGATTCAATTAACCACTGGCGAATACGTGCTGGCCGGTTACAGCAACTCCCCGGCCAGTGGCGACAAGAGCCAGGGTAGCCAGGGCGGCAACGATTACTGGTTGATCAAACTTACCAAAACCGGGATAAAGCTGTGGGATAAACGCTACGGCGGCAACCAGAATGATGAACTGGAAAGCATTACCCTCACCGCTACCAATGGATTTATTCTGGGCGGCACCTCTGCTTCCGGGATCGGCGGCGACAAAACGCAGGCCAGCCAAGGCAGCCAGGACTTTTGGTTAGTACGGGTAGATGCGGATGGCAACAAGATCTGGGATAAACGCTACGGTGGCACCGGGAACGAGGTGTTAACCACCGTAGGCTGGAACCGGGAATATAGCCCGCAAACCAATGTAGACGGCGATTATTACCTGGCTGGTTACAGTACTTCTGGCATTAGTGGCGATAAAAAGCAGGCTAGCCAAGGGGGAAAGGATTTCTGGTTTTTGCAAATCAAGAGCAACGGCATTTTGTACCGGGAAAAAAGTTACGGCGGTAGCGGCGACGAGGAACTGCGGTCCGTGCTTCAGACAGAGGAAGGTGATTATTTGCTGGCGGGTTCTTCTAACTCCGGCGTAAGCGGCGATAAAAGCCAGGTCAGCAAAGGCAACAGCGATTACTGGTTAGTGCGAATCAATGCCACCGGGGCTAAGCAGTACGACCAAGCATATGGGGGCAGCGACAAAGAAGAACTACGGGCCATGGTGCTGGCCGAAGATGGAGGCATTGTGCTGGGCGGTAGATCTGATTCCCCAATAAGCGGAGATCGCAGTCAGCCTAGCCAGGGCCGTACCGATTACTGGTTAATCAAGATAGTCTCGGAAAAAAGCGGAATGGTAGTTAGCCGGGTAGCCAACGAACCCGAGCTAGCGATCGAACAATCAAGCAACGTACAGTTACTTGTTTACCCGAATCCGTTTCAAGAGAAAGTAACTATTAGCTTTACGCTGCCCGAAACTCAGCCCGCAACGGTTAGAGTACTTGATAGTCAGGGTTGCGAAATTACTACCTTATTCCAAAAGGAAGCACAAGCCAAACAGGCCTACCAAGTAGAATGGCAGGCGGGTAAACAAGCAGCCGGTATGTACTTGCTGCAATTACAAACGCCTACGGGACAAATCACCAAAAAAATACTTCGGAGCAGGTAA